GCCGGAGGTGTGGGCGCTGCGTAGGATGGCGAGAATAAAAGAGAGGCAGATACAGTCCCCGCACAAAATGTTGGAGACATCAACAACACGCACCCGCacaaagagagaaagcgccgaaaaagagacggagaagatgggggggcgggagggtTGGAGCAGCCAGAATACTCCGGGTATGTGCGTGTTTTTGAGAGCCGGTTTCGTCCCTCTGAGCCTTATTCGCGACTCTTTTTCACGTCTCTCCGCTGTATATCGCGTCGTGCTGACAGTTGGCATGCACTCGACGAAGTTGACGCACGAGTGCTTTCGCAGCGTGGGCTTTTTTGCGCGTTTTTCAGTTggctgcgggcgcagggCTTGCCGACGCATGCGATAGGCGTCGTGGCTTCAAATCCGGATCAGTCAAAGCACCTCGAGACGGCGACGTGCCGTCTGTGTCGCCACCAGGTGGACTTCGTGCATCTGCGGACGGAGGCATACTCTGAACACTCGCGTATTCCGGAGAGCGTGGACTTTGGCACGCCGGAGGAagacgctctgcgccgcgactTTACGCTCAACGCGCTTTTCTACAAcctgcacacgcagcgcGTGGAGAACTTCACGCGCACAGGCTTGGAGgacctgcggcgccgcgtgctgcggACGCCGCTGGAAAACGCGAAAGTAACGCTTCTCGACGAccctctgcgcgtcctccgcggcgtgcgactcgccgctctcctccgcctcgagcTCCACGACGAGGTTGTGGCTGGCGCGCAGACCAAGGCCGTTCGTGAGGGCCTGCGGAAGAAAGtctcccgcgagcgcctcggcaTCGAGTTGAAGAAAATGCTTTCTGGCGGCGCTGGTCCCCTCGAAGACGATGCCGAAAGCGGCGAGCACAGCGAGCAGGAtcacgcggcgcagagcggagtGCGCGGGGGGGAAAAAGAGCTCTTGCGGTCATCCAAGAAGCGGCGGAAaagcggcggaagccgcgacgatgagggcgaagaggccgcagccacgctgaggcccgaggagggcgccggcgagccggGCGGAgccggagaggaggaggcacgcggcggggccgagggcgcggaggcgcgagagcagAACGAGCAGGAGAGACGAAAGGAACAGAGGCAAATCGCTCAAGttgcggcagcggcctcgagaGGTTTTCTCCTCCTCACGAAGCTCCGAGTCGTCGAGAGTGTTTTTTCGCTCCCCGATCAGATTCTCGCGGCCAGCGGCGAAAACGacggcgccacgcgcgcgaacgGGAAACGCCAagaggcgaccgcgcagacgcagaagcagaaTGCGAAGCAACACACTCTCATTCCCTCGCAGGAAGACCCTGCTCTGAAGGGCTGGCGGCAGGACGGACTTCGCTGcatcgtcgctctcgccgccctcctcgcggccgcagctggtgcgtcgtcgccgctgacTTCAGTCGCGGCGCAGGTGGCGCGGGGAATCTTTTCGCCGGCATccgacggagaggagacggcgcaAGAGAAGAACCGAGTCAACGGGGGGAGTGAGAATGGCAGGAAcggggagaagaaagccTCAGCTCCCCCCGTCGCGGAGTGGCGCGACTCGCTGCGTGCTCTGAGTCTCGCGGCGTTCCTCTATCCGCTCGCCGAGCGCACGTGTCTGAACGAGAAGAGCAAACCCGAAGACCTTATCCTGCACATGACAGTCTCGCGGCTGAAGCTGGcgaagcgcgacggcgcgcgggctgTGGATCTGaatcgcggcgcgcgtctgttCCTGCAGTTCTCGGGAGGCCAGCGaactgcggccgcggagcaggaaggcgacgccgaggcggtgAGAGACCAAAGAGTGCAGCTGGGGCTCCTCGTCAGAGACGCTGGAGGCGATCTgtggccgcaggcgcttctgctTGCGGTCGCAATTGACCAAGCCCGCAAAACGCGGCGTTTCGTTTCTCGCGTGGAGCAtgcggacgaagacgaggatgCGCGGGAAGAAAGGGAGAGCTCCGAGGCCGTGGAGAGGGCACAGCAGCCGATTGATCCCGCAGACGTTGAACGCTTCGTCGCGCTCAAGAAGCAGATCGAGAGCCTCGGCGTTGC
This portion of the Besnoitia besnoiti strain Bb-Ger1 chromosome VII, whole genome shotgun sequence genome encodes:
- a CDS encoding tRNA nucleotidyltransferase/poly(A) polymerase family protein (encoded by transcript BESB_078790); its protein translation is MKCAARRKLHDSSPPFGLFSLPESRRMHLAFDCASPLLLRSSPGLSLLSSCPRPSFLSPLYLPTRHAPASRPYSPVSLRASLTACRGRSFSSSFSFTASSSPLQSSAAAPSSSFSSLSGGKQLPSLSAARRGESARNCEAAAAEDSGATDSYRANKGAAAQRHTTYSAMAAEHTAGEMETGPSLVLEPEEKRLFDMLVQCVEDLKLNIVLRAAGGWVRDKLMNRRCDDIDIAIDKCTGVEFATQLNNWLRAQGLPTHAIGVVASNPDQSKHLETATCRLCRHQVDFVHLRTEAYSEHSRIPESVDFGTPEEDALRRDFTLNALFYNLHTQRVENFTRTGLEDLRRRVLRTPLENAKVTLLDDPLRVLRGVRLAALLRLELHDEVVAGAQTKAVREGLRKKVSRERLGIELKKMLSGGAGPLEDDAESGEHSEQDHAAQSGVRGGEKELLRSSKKRRKSGGSRDDEGEEAAATLRPEEGAGEPGGAGEEEARGGAEGAEAREQNEQERRKEQRQIAQVAAAASRGFLLLTKLRVVESVFSLPDQILAASGENDGATRANGKRQEATAQTQKQNAKQHTLIPSQEDPALKGWRQDGLRCIVALAALLAAAAGASSPLTSVAAQVARGIFSPASDGEETAQEKNRVNGGSENGRNGEKKASAPPVAEWRDSLRALSLAAFLYPLAERTCLNEKSKPEDLILHMTVSRLKLAKRDGARAVDLNRGARLFLQFSGGQRTAAAEQEGDAEAVRDQRVQLGLLVRDAGGDLWPQALLLAVAIDQARKTRRFVSRVEHADEDEDAREERESSEAVERAQQPIDPADVERFVALKKQIESLGVATAHRLPPLCDGHKVKQLLKNLPKGPVFKEVLDDQVRWQLANPTGTAEECEAYLLTKYSAYV